One window from the genome of Diospyros lotus cultivar Yz01 chromosome 11, ASM1463336v1, whole genome shotgun sequence encodes:
- the LOC127813746 gene encoding probable carboxylesterase 17, with protein sequence MSPSITKPVQILAKAQSFQTIFSHPKMSIVAEAPGYLQVFSDGSVKRFAPETVAASADPSKEFNSKDIVVDPSKPVTARIFIPTAPTSPNSQLPVIVYFHGGGFCIGSTTWQGYHLFLGGLSVVSQSVVFSFDYRLAPEHPLPAAYDDCYDSLEWLSRAADSEPWLQRADLSRVFLSGESAGGNIAHQVVVRAIRNEACGVGIKGLLSIHPFFGSEERTEREMDKESTNEVEMNDMFWGLSLPEGSSRDYYGCNFEAETAAGLGCDEWRRFPATAVYVAGKDFLKERGVMYAEFLRRKGVRVVRLVEAEGESHVYHLFGPESEATGLLLKQMTAFVHGC encoded by the exons atgtcaccaTCAATCACCAAACCAGTCCAAATCCTAGCAAAAGCTCAATCCTTTCAAACCATCTTCTCCCACCCAAAAATGTCCATTGTTGCAGAAGCTCCGGGCTACCTCCAAGTCTTCTCCGACGGCTCGGTGAAGCGATTCGCCCCTGAAACAGTCGCCGCCTCGGCCGACCCATCCAAAGAATTCAACTCCAAAGACATCGTCGTCGACCCATCAAAGCCCGTAACCGCCAGAATCTTCATTCCAACTGCCCCAACTTCACCTAATTCTCAGCTCCCCGTCATCGTCTACTTCCACGGCGGCGGCTTCTGCATCGGCTCCACCACCTGGCAGGGGTACCACCTATTCCTCGGCGGCCTCTCCGTCGTTTCCCAATCCGTCGTCTTCTCCTTCGACTACCGCTTGGCTCCCGAGCACCCGCTTCCAGCCGCTTACGACGACTGCTACGACTCACTCGAGTGGCTGAGTCGAGCTGCGGATTCAGAGCCATGGCTCCAACGTGCCGATCTGTCTCGGGTTTTTCTCTCCGGAGAGAGCGCCGGCGGCAACATTGCCCACCAG GTTGTTGTTCGAGCAATTCGGAATGAAGCTTGCGGCGTCGGAATCAAAGGGCTGCTGTCGATTCACCCTTTCTTTGGAAGCGAAGAGAGGACCGAACGAGAGATGGATAAAGAATCAACCAATGAAGTGGAAATGAACGACATGTTCTGGGGACTGAGCCTGCCGGAGGGATCGAGCCGGGACTACTACGGCTGCAACTTCGAGGCGGAGACGGCGGCGGGGCTGGGCTGCGACGAGTGGCGACGGTTTCCGGCGACAGCAGTTTACGTCGCCGGCAAGGATTTTTTGAAGGAACGGGGGGTTATGTACGCAGAGTTTCTAAGGAGGAAGGGCGTGAGGGTTGTGAGATTGGTTGAAGCTGAGGGAGAGTCGCATGTTTATCATCTGTTTGGTCCTGAATCCGAGGCCACTGGTTTGCTCCTGAAGCAGATGACAGCCTTCGTCCATGGCTGTTGA